A genomic region of Dreissena polymorpha isolate Duluth1 chromosome 4, UMN_Dpol_1.0, whole genome shotgun sequence contains the following coding sequences:
- the LOC127878070 gene encoding uncharacterized protein LOC127878070: MAVTVDELFTKDLNDLMKVTEDLLDTKDPDKKAFVTERIRDMQAFLQEKQLEAEKQLQKEIDEDEKEIKSVQDRIVKLRDGGVEDPVGDTLDHLKLWKDLKDNEWKNVYWFFIRETREPVQLVHEKLLTILNKAYEAAGEHMRDSRAQIFYQVIQPGAAFERTRDRQEALKAFENREEELNDLSALCQFKAMPFCIDSIKKNIKDAILKKDKIICTVPNASDEFQKAIDNYFIKCIEFSWTAAFKDVSPILLVTDPNKECPKKLLNSFEGLDKLNKLCTVEWPALVQGDSIICPWVLRERNQLRPTAPPYTKEELLNVGAHRTAHGRTVESQSRAEMTSPIFTRKPLLKPPKTEKAIKSIEKTTKQHKIDASTAYNVPSKKQPKIHGNMRNNQNVNF; encoded by the exons ATGGCTGTGACAGTAGACGAGCTGTTTACGAAAGACCTGAATGACTTGATGAAGGTTACTGAAGATTTGCTGGATACCAAGGATCCTGATAAGAAGGCGTTTGTTACAGAGCGCATCAGAGACATGCAAGCGTTTCTTCAAGAAAAACAATTGGAG GCAGAGAAGCAATTGCAAAAGGAGATAGACGAAGATGAGAAAGAAATCAAGTCCGTGCAAGACAG GATTGTAAAGCTGCGCGATGGAGGGGTGGAGGATCCAGTGGGTGATACTTTGGACCACTTGAAGTTATGGAAGGACCTGAAGGACAATGAGTGGAAAAATGTCTACTGGTTCTTTATTCGTGAGACTAGGGAACCAGTGCAACTCGTGCACGAGAAGTTGCTCACGATTCTCAAT AAAGCATACGAAGCTGCTGGGGAACATATGCGAGATTCACGTGCGCAAATTTTCTACCAGGTGATCCAACCTGGCGCCGCCTTTGAGAGGACTCGTGATAGACAGGAGGCTTTGAAAGCCTTCGAGAATAGAGAG GAGGAATTAAATGATTTAAGTGCCCTGTGCCAATTCAAAGCAATGCCGTTTTGTATAGATTCAATAAAAAAG AATATCAAGGATGCTATactaaaaaaagacaaaattataTGTACAGTGCCAAACGCTTCCGATGAATTCCAAAAGGCAATAGATAACTACTTTATAAAATGCATCGAGTTTTCTTGGACGGCGGCCTTTAAAGATGTGTCTCCTATTCTGCTGGTCACTGATCCGAACAAAGAATGTCCAAAGAAACTTCTTAATAGCTTCGAAGGTCTCGATAAGTTAAATAAACTCTGTACTGTGGAATGGCCGGCTCTAGTTCAAGGGGATTCCATTATTTGTCCGTGGGTGTTGAGAGAAAGAAATCAGCTCCGCCCTACAGCTCCTCCGTACACTAAGGAAGAATTGCTAAATGTCGGGGCACACAGAACTGCACATGGACGCACCGTTGAGTCTCAGAGTCGGGCGGAGATGACGTCACCGATATTTACACGGAAACCACTTCTAAAACCTCCAAAAACCGAAAAGGCGATCAAATCCATTGAAAAGACTACCAAGCAGCACAAAATAGATGCATCAACAGCGTACAATGTGCCTAGTAAGAAGCAACCGAAGATACATGGTAACATGCGAAataatcaaaatgtaaatttttgA
- the LOC127878110 gene encoding uncharacterized protein LOC127878110 gives MGSNTSNQSKKNRKQSGSHDKRGQPPITNNDDRTGEGNEEKSGEEINIHESNTSLKESYELINQDEHKKIQRNKLENTIKDLKLHLTKKVPYNMLENTRQRLAELQKKSREEHANVHKTNTNVLEISRLKREKSKLLFKLSEMTSQRLRTNNAAITDLSDQNRATKVSERFSELYDNEWTDVFEWFTHAKQLSERNAIDILRNMFRLCCDECKRVAAAQREHILGYLKMLPTVNSDTIGPLSPALLHRLHEFQKLISYRTMGHLQKIIIDRIGKEDTHKTIKEVQFLKNKQCVAFVNKAVDVCWNSHIQSPPSAFIFEPSSELAGTHFKPYTASGTELDYVVWPAMLLHEGGPILLKGIAQFTQNIKNNQDGQNSSDSVW, from the exons ATGGGAAGTAACACAAGCAATCAAA GCAAAAAGAATCGAAAACAGAGTGGAAGTCATGACAAACGAGGACAACCGCCCATTACAAATAATGATGACAGAACGGGAGAAGGTAACGAAGAAAAAAGCGGTGAAGAGATAAACATTCATGAAAGTAACACGAGCTTAAAAGAAAGTTACGAACTAATTAACCAAGACGAACATAAAAAGATACAACGTAACAAACTGGAAAACACAATAAAggatttaaaattacatttaacgAAGAAAGTACCATACAACATGTTAGAAAATACACGTCAGCGTTTGGCTGAATTGCAAAAG AAAAGTCGAGAAGAACACGCGAACGTCCACAAAACCAATACGAATGTACTTGAAATAAGCAGACTGAAAAGAGAGAAGTCGAAACTCCTATTCAA ATTATCAGAAATGACTTCCCAAAGGCTTCGCACAAATAATGCGGCCATAACTGACTTGAGTGACCAAAATCGAGCCACAAAAGTGTCTGAGCGGTTTTCGGAACTGTATGACAATGAGTGGACAGATGTTTTTGAGTGGTTCACACATGCAAAACAACTTTCTGAAAGGAATGCGATTGATATATTGAGGAATATGTTTAGg TTGTGTTGCGACGAATGTAAACGTGTCGCTGCTGCACAGCGTGAGCACATCCTAGGATACCTGAAGATGCTACCGACTGTCAACAGCGACACCATAGGGCCGCTCAGTCCAGCTTTGTTGCATCGCTTGCATGAGTTTCAAAAACTAATATCGTACAGAACAATGGGACACCTGCAAAAG ATTATTATCGATCGTATTGGCAAGGAGGATACACACAAAACTATAAAAGAAGTTCAATTTCTAAAGAACAAACAATGCGTTGCTTTCGTTAACAAAGCTGTCGATGTATGCTGGAATTCTCATATACAGAGTCCTCCGTCGGCGTTTATATTCGAGCCATCTTCGGAGTTGGCAGGCACACATTTCAAGCCCTATACAGCCTCTGGAACCGAGCTTGATTATGTCGTATGGCCGGCTATGCTGTTGCACGAGGGTGGACCGATCTTGTTGAAGGGAATTGCACAGTtcacacaaaatattaaaaataaccaAGATGGACAAAATAGTAGTGATTCTGTCTGGTAA